From a region of the Desulfobotulus mexicanus genome:
- a CDS encoding 4Fe-4S ferredoxin codes for MSGNIDRIKEIARGLLESEKVDVVIGFKKGTLPVMSEPTIIRKASDTKDLIWDATCRLNLCNYLTGRKDRIGIIAKGCDARNIVGHIVENKIKRDQLVIIGVPCTGMADKKALSDLAGGEVTAYSEAGDQITVKGPAGEKTVNKADVLQSNCSTCIKRNPVIFDEMAGEPVEEPTLENRFADVEAIAAMDAGTKWAHFEELLSGCTRCYACKNACPLCYCPTCFVDESRPQWVGKGTDPMDIRTYHFLRAYHCAGRCTDCGACESACPMDIKMRAFTRKSIKDCVDNYGWETGMKEGVRPPLDTFKTDDPEAFIR; via the coding sequence ATGAGCGGAAACATCGACAGGATTAAAGAGATTGCCCGCGGCCTTCTCGAATCAGAGAAGGTCGATGTCGTGATCGGCTTCAAAAAGGGAACGCTTCCCGTCATGAGTGAGCCGACCATCATCCGTAAGGCATCGGATACAAAGGATCTGATCTGGGACGCCACCTGCCGTCTCAATCTTTGCAATTATTTAACGGGCCGCAAGGACCGGATCGGTATCATTGCCAAGGGCTGTGATGCGCGTAACATTGTTGGCCACATAGTTGAAAACAAGATCAAGCGGGATCAGCTTGTGATCATCGGTGTACCCTGCACTGGCATGGCGGACAAAAAAGCCCTGAGCGACCTTGCAGGCGGCGAAGTAACGGCCTACAGCGAGGCTGGTGATCAGATTACGGTAAAGGGTCCTGCCGGAGAAAAGACCGTTAATAAGGCAGATGTTCTCCAGTCCAACTGCAGCACCTGCATCAAGCGTAACCCTGTAATTTTTGACGAGATGGCAGGGGAGCCCGTGGAAGAACCAACCCTTGAAAATCGCTTTGCCGACGTGGAAGCCATTGCAGCCATGGATGCGGGTACCAAATGGGCGCACTTTGAGGAGCTTCTTTCCGGCTGCACCCGCTGCTATGCCTGCAAGAACGCCTGTCCCTTATGCTATTGTCCCACCTGTTTTGTGGACGAATCCCGTCCCCAGTGGGTAGGTAAGGGAACTGACCCCATGGATATTCGCACCTACCACTTCCTGCGGGCCTACCATTGTGCAGGACGTTGTACGGATTGTGGTGCCTGTGAGTCGGCTTGTCCCATGGATATTAAAATGCGTGCCTTCACACGGAAAAGCATCAAGGATTGTGTGGACAACTACGGTTGGGAAACGGGCATGAAGGAAGGTGTGCGGCCTCCGCTGGATACCTTTAAAACCGATGACCCCGAGGCCTTTATCCGCTAG
- a CDS encoding 4Fe-4S dicluster domain-containing protein: MSYIRIAKASWDGGLEKARKAYELIGPVXEKDSHKYEVLAAGQLPDMGFKNTKLSPKWVVFPQSEVMFEYTLDENKANHHILQEVPAEPGARAVIGIRPYDAKAIQLTKMNFDNKDYKDPFWLRNYERCTFVGLAINEPSSTDFSTSCGTGPFAEEGLDVLLVDAGDAFIAKVLTDKGKKFLAEAGFGEDAGADXAKTVEDLKAKAEAAITSKVSYNKIGGKTIMDLYEAPFWKDILFGCINCGTCTYACPTCWCFDIQDEVKGTEGVRVRNWDSCMTALFTHHASGHNPREHEWERTRQRFMHKLKYFLDKYDAGLMCVGCGRCVEQCPANIDIRTVCNTMND; encoded by the coding sequence ATGAGTTATATCCGAATTGCCAAGGCATCCTGGGACGGTGGGCTTGAGAAGGCGCGTAAAGCCTACGAACTCATCGGACCTGTGCYAGAAAAAGACAGCCATAAGTATGAAGTTTTGGCCGCAGGCCAGCTTCCGGACATGGGATTTAAAAACACAAAGCTTTCTCCCAAGTGGGTGGTGTTTCCCCAGTCTGAAGTGATGTTTGAATATACTCTGGATGAAAACAAGGCCAACCACCATATTCTGCAGGAAGTTCCAGCAGAGCCGGGCGCAAGGGCTGTGATCGGTATCCGTCCCTATGATGCCAAAGCCATCCAGCTCACCAAGATGAATTTTGACAACAAAGATTACAAAGATCCCTTCTGGCTGCGCAATTACGAGCGCTGCACCTTTGTGGGACTTGCCATCAATGAGCCTTCTTCAACAGATTTTTCCACCTCCTGTGGCACAGGTCCCTTTGCAGAAGAGGGTCTTGATGTGCTTTTGGTGGATGCAGGGGATGCCTTCATTGCCAAGGTGCTGACGGACAAGGGGAAAAAATTCCTTGCAGAGGCAGGCTTTGGTGAAGATGCAGGCGCAGATGYTGCCAAAACYGTGGAAGATCTCAAGGCAAAAGCAGAAGCTGCCATCACTTCTAAAGTGAGCTACAATAAGATCGGTGGTAAGACCATCATGGATCTTTATGAAGCRCCCTTCTGGAAGGATATTCTCTTCGGCTGCATCAACTGTGGTACCTGTACCTATGCCTGCCCCACCTGCTGGTGTTTTGACATTCAGGATGAGGTTAAGGGTACTGAAGGTGTACGTGTCCGCAACTGGGATTCATGCATGACGGCCCTTTTCACCCAYCATGCATCCGGGCATAACCCCCGTGAACATGAATGGGAGCGTACCCGCCAGCGTTTTATGCACAAACTGAAATATTTTCTGGACAAGTACGATGCGGGCCTGATGTGTGTGGGCTGCGGTCGCTGCGTGGAGCAGTGCCCTGCCAATATCGACATCCGGACGGTGTGCAACACCATGAACGATTAA